A single genomic interval of Musa acuminata AAA Group cultivar baxijiao chromosome BXJ3-4, Cavendish_Baxijiao_AAA, whole genome shotgun sequence harbors:
- the LOC135636976 gene encoding ferredoxin--NADP reductase, embryo isozyme, chloroplastic-like — MAHALGALASVSPSVAADASLRKAGFKINNNLSYDNKLWIPLSSVNLKSRFSSTKYQCKVVSMSVQQTVQSKIPVQPLELENAKEPPLNLYKPKEPYTATIVSVERLVGPNAPGETCHIVIDHGGNVPYWEGQSYGVIPPGENPKKPGNPHNVRLYSIASTRYGDSFDGKTASLCVRRAVYYDAETGKEDPSKNGVCSNFLCDSKPGDKILLTGPSGKIMLLPEEDPNATHIMIATGTGVAPFRGYLRRMFMEAVPTYKFGGLAWLFLGVANSDSLLYDDEFTGYLKDYPDNFRYEKALSREQKNKNGGKMYVQDKIEEYSDEIFKLLDGGAHIYFCGLKGMMPGIQDTLKRVAEERGESWDTKLSQLKKNKQWHVEVY; from the exons ATGGCGCACGCTTTAGGAGCTCTG GCATCCGTCTCTCCGTCAGTCGCAGCGGACGCGTCGCTGAGGAAGGCCGGATTCAAG ATTAACAATAATCTTAGCTACGACAACAAGTTATGGATTCCCTTGTCATCTGTGAATTTGAAAAGCAGATTTTCATCAACAAAGTACCAGTGCAAGGTGGTATCTATGTCTGTCCAACAAACTGTCCAAAGTAAAATTCCAGTTCAGCCTTTGGAACTCGAGAATGCCAAAGAACCCCCTCTTAATTTGTACAAGCCCAAGGAACCCTATACTGCAACAATTGTCTCAGTTGAGAGGCTCGTGGGCCCAAATGCCCCTGGTGAGACATGCCATATTGTAATTGATCATGGAGGCAATGTGCCTTACTGGGAAGGGCAAAGTTATGGTGTTATTCCTCCT GGTGAGAACCCAAAGAAACCTGGGAATCCCCACAATGTCCGTCTCTACTCTATTGCATCGACTAGGTATGGGGATTCATTTGATGGCAAGACAGCTAGTCTATGTGTCCGTCGTGCTGTTTATTATGATGCTGAGACTGGGAAGGAGGACCCATCAAAGAACGGTGTCTGCAGCAATTTTCTCTGTGACTCGAAGCCAGGAGACAAGATTCTGCTCACAG GACCCTCGGGAAAAATCATGCTGCTACCAGAGGAGGATCCAAATGCCACTCACATCATGATTGCAACAGGGACTGGGGTTGCTCCTTTCCGTGGATACCTTCGCCGCATGTTCATGGAAGCTGTACCCACTTACAAATTTGGTGGCCTTGCATGGCTCTTCTTGGGGGTTGCAAACTCTGACAGCCTTCTCTATGATGATGAATTTACCGGCTACCTCAAGGACTATCCGGATAACTTTAG GTATGAAAAGGCCCTTAGCAgagagcagaagaacaagaatggGGGAAAGATGTATGTCCAGGACAAGATCGAGGAGTATAGTGATGAAATCTTCAAGCTTTTAGATGGAGGTGCCCACATCTACTTTTGTGGTTTGAAAGGGATGATGCCTGGAATTCAAGATACGCTGAAGAGAGTTgctgaggagagaggagagagttgGGACACCAAGCTCTCTCAGCTGAAGAAGAACAAGCAATGGCATGTTGAGGTTTACTAG
- the LOC135637253 gene encoding homeobox-leucine zipper protein HOX32-like isoform X1, with protein MAMVVSGKETGKSQQAAALAMDSGKYVRYTPEQVEALERVYSECPKPSSLKRQQLIRECPILSNIEPKQIKVWFQNRRCREKQRKEASRLQTVNRKLTAMNKLLMEENDRLQKQVSQLVYENGYMRQQLHNTSVATTDTSCESVVTSGQHHHQQNPAPQHSQRDANNPAGLLAIAEETLAEFLSKATGTAVDWVQMVGMKPGPDSIGIIAVSHNVCGVAARACGLVSLEPTKVAEILKDRPSWYRDCRCLDVVTVIPTGNGGNIELIYMQTYAPTTLAAARDFWMLRYTTGLEDGSLVICERSLTPATGGPAGPPAPNFVRAEVLSSGYLIRPCEGGGSMIHIVDHVDLDAWSVPEVLRPLYESPKILAQKMTIAALRHLKQIAQETSGEVPYGGGRQPAVLRTFSQRLSRGFNDAVNGFADDGWSLLGSDGVDDVTIAVNSSPNKLLGSHVNTSAMFSTLGVGVLCAKASMLLQNVPPAMLVRFLREHRSEWADCGVDAYSAASMRASPYAVPGVRASSGFLGSQMILPLAHTVEHEEFLEVIRLEGHGFNQDDVILPRDMYLLQLCSGVDENAIGSCAQLVFAPIDESFADDVPLLPSGFRVIPLDPKTDSSTATRTLDLASTLEIGSGATACSVKETASNAYNLRSVLTIAFQFTYENHLQGNVATMARQYVRSVVASVQRVAMAIAPRPGCQIGVKHPPGSPEAHTLARWVSRSYRAHTGVDLFRVDSQASDSLLKLLWHHSDSIMCCSLKASPVFTFSNQAGLDMLETTLIALQDITLEKILDDGARKVLCSEFPKIMQQGHAYLPAGICMSSMGRPVSYEQAVAWKVSNEEDSPHCLAFMFVNWSFV; from the exons ATGGCCATGGTTGTGAGCGGAAAGGAGACGGGGAAGAGCCAGCAGGCAGCCGCCTTGGCGATGGATTCGGGGAAGTACGTGAGGTACACGCCGGAGCAGGTGGAGGCGCTCGAGAGGGTCTACAGCGAGTGCCCCAAGCCGAGCTCCCTGAAGCGGCAGCAGCTTATACGAGAGTGTCCCATCCTCTCCAACATCGAGCCCAAGCAGATCAAGGTCTGGTTCCAGAACAGAAG ATGTCGTGAGAAGCAGAGAAAGGAAGCCTCTCGACTCCAAACTGTTAACCGCAAGCTTACTGCCATGAACAAGCTGTTGATGGAGGAAAATGACCGGTTGCAGAAGCAGGTGTCACAACTTGTTTATGAGAATGGCTATATGCGCCAGCAACTGCATAAC ACATCCGTAGCCACCACTGACACCAGCTGCGAGTCTGTAGTCACAAGTGGTCAGCACCACCATCAACAAAACCCAGCACCTCAGCATTCACAAAGAGATGCTAATAACCCAGCTGG CCTTCTTGCAATTGCTGAGGAGACCTTGGCAGAGTTCCTGTCAAAAGCTACTGGAACTGCTGTCGATTGGGTTCAGATGGTTGGGATGAAG CCTGGTCCGGATTCCATTGGAATCATTGCTGTTTCTCACAATGTTTGTGGGGTAGCAGCTCGAGCTTGTGGCCTTGTGAGTCTAGAGCCCACAAAG GTTGCCGAGATTCTTAAGGATCGTCCATCTTGGTATCGTGATTGTCGTTGCCTTGATGTGGTTACTGTAATCCCCACTGGTAATGGAGGGAATATTGAACTTATATACATGCAG ACATATGCGCCTACTACTTTGGCAGCAGCACGGGACTTTTGGATGCTGAGATATACTACTGGTCTTGAAGATGGAAGTCTTGTG ATTTGTGAGAGATCGTTGACTCCTGCAACCGGTGGTCCTGCTGGGCCACCTGCTCCAAATTTTGTAAGAGCTGAAGTTCTTTCCAGTGGTTACCTAATCCGACCATGTGAGGGTGGCGGTTCAATGATTCACATTGTTGACCATGTTGATTTAGAT GCATGGAGTGTACCTGAGGTTCTTAGGCCCTTATATGAATCACCAAAAATTCTGGCACAGAAAATGACAATTGCT GCACTCCGCCACCTAAAACAAATTGCTCAGGAGACCAGCGGTGAAGTTCCATATGGTGGGGGTCGACAACCTGCTGTTTTGAGGACTTTCAGTCAAAGATTGAGCAG AGGTTTCAATGATGCTGTAAATGGATTTGCTGACGATGGTTGGTCTTTACTGGGTAGCGATGGTGTTGATGATGTGACAATTGCTGTAAATTCTTCCCCGAACAAACTTCTTGGTTCACACGTGAACACTTCAGCCATGTTTTCAACCCTTGGAGTCGGTGTTCTATGTGCTAAAGCATCAATGCTGCTGCAG AATGTGCCACCTGCTATGCTGGTCCGGTTTCTGAGGGAGCATCGTTCAGAATGGGCTGATTGTGGTGTAGATGCTTACTCTGCTGCCTCAATGAGAGCTAGCCCATATGCAGTTCCTGGTGTTAGGGCAAGTAGTGGCTTCTTGGGCAGCCAGATGATACTTCCTCTTGCGCATACTGTGGAGCATGAAGAG TTCTTGGAGGTGATCAGGCTTGAGGGTCATGGTTTTAACCAAGATGATGTCATTTTACCGAGGGATATGTACTTGTTGCAG CTTTGCAGTGGAGTTGATGAGAATGCAATTGGTTCCTGTGCTCAGCTTGTCTTTGCACCCATTGATGAATCTTTTGCTGATGATGTTCCTTTGCTACCATCAGGTTTCCGTGTTATTCCGCTGGATCCTAAAACA GATTCTTCTACTGCAACACGAACACTTGATTTGGCATCCACGCTAGAGATTGGATCTGGTGCCACAGCTTGCTCTGTTAAAGAGACTGCATCAAATGCGTACAACCTGCGATCAGTCCTGACGATAGCTTTCCAGTTCACATATGAGAATCACCTCCAAGGTAATGTGGCAACAATGGCCCGGCAATACGTTAGAAGCGTGGTTGCTTCGGTGCAGAGAGTTGCTATGGCAATTGCACCTCGACCTGGATGTCAGATTGGAGTCAAGCATCCACCTGGTTCTCCTGAAGCTCACACACTGGCACGATGGGTTTCTCGGAGCTACAG GGCTCATACCGGAGTAGACCTCTTTCGAGTAGACTCGCAAGCTAGTGATTCATTGCTGAAACTGCTTTGGCACCATTCTGATTCAATCATGTGTTGTTCTTTAAAG GCTTCACCTGTGTTCACCTTCTCCAATCAAGCTGGTCTGGATATGCTTGAAACCACCTTGATTGCTCTTCAAGACATCACACTCGAAAAGATACTCGATGATGGTGCGCGGAAGGTGCTTTGCTCAGAGTTCCCAAAGATCATGCAGCAG GGCCATGCTTATCTTCCTGCTGGCATCTGCATGTCGAGCATGGGGAGGCCAGTGTCGTATGAACAGGCCGTAGCATGGAAAGTCTCGAACGAAGAGGATTCACCCCATTGTCTGGCTTTCATGTTTGTGAACTGGTCTTTTGTTTGA
- the LOC135636246 gene encoding GDP-L-galactose phosphorylase 1-like — protein sequence MAPVNQFEDEYAYLKQNTSSEQSKSHQLSLRSIITNVYQLGIPTKTDGACGGLPCFEEGRHSLLDIVLLSQWEDHAWKGHLRYDVSSCQMKVITGGKKFIAQLNENWCINILMDLEKKIFQSLSPIRSSYMKTHREDVLFCVSCGEKEGSELVYSTVLPKDGILIIANANPVEYGHIFLVPYDVHQMPQFLDKRVLGLMSQITAEVANRSFHIFFDYDASRSLDHKCFQACYFADPLPVELLPTTAIYGNLLTTGLYIGEVADYPLKAVVFVSKNLKALVEIVGEMCSYLHDNGTAFSLLISDCGTRIFLFPQVYTLLGYRLSTWECGGYFVYDAKSDFNDVTEVDISKLLASVSLDVYNFKNLMQQCCNAAVKLIL from the exons ATGGCACCGGTCAATCAGTTTGAAGATGAATATGCGTATCTGAAGCAGAACACGAGCTCTGAGCAGTCTAAAAGTCATCAGTTGTCTCTACGAA gcATTATTACAAATGTTTATCAGCTTGGTATACCTACAAAAACTGATGGGGCTTGTGGGGGCTTACCGTGCTTCGAGGAGGGAAGACATAGTCTACTGGACATCGTCCTTCTCTCGCAG TGGGAGGACCATGCCTGGAAGGGTCATCTTAGATATGATGTTTCCAGTTGCCAAATGAAG GTGATCACTGGTGGAAAGAAGTTTATTGCTCAGTTGAATGAAAATTGGTGCATAAATATCCTTATGGATCTTGAGAAGAAGATTTTCCAGTCTCTGAGCCCTATCAGATCAAGTTATATGAAAACTCACAGGGAGGATGTACTCTTTTGTGTGTCTTGTGGAGAAAAGGAGGGCTCTGAACTTGTTTATTCAACTGTGCTGCCTAAGGATGGGATTTTGATTATTGCTAAT GCAAACCCAGTTGAATATGGCCACATTTTCCTGGTACCATATGATGTCCATCAGATGCCTCAGTTCTTAGATAAAAGAGTTCTTGGATTGATGTCACAGATCACTGCTGAAGTAGCTAACCGCTCGTTTCATATCTTTTTTGATTATGATGCTTCTAGAAGTTTGGATCATAAATGTTTTCAG GCTTGTTATTTTGCTGATCCTTTACCAGTGGAGCTTCTTCCAACCACTGCCATCTATGGTAATTTGCTCACAACAGGTTTATATATCGGTGAAGTTGCAGATTATCCTCTGAAGGCTGTAGTTTTCGTAAGCAAGAACTTGAAAGCATTAGTTGAAATTGTGGGGGAAATGTGTTCTTATTTGCATGACAATGGTACTGCATTCAGTCTGCTCATCTCTGACTGTGGCACAAGGATCTTTTTGTTTCCTCAG GTCTATACACTTTTGGGATACCGTCTTTCTACCTGGGAATGTGGTGGTTACTTTGTgtatgatgcaaaatctgattttAATGATGTCACAGAGGTGGACATATCAAAGCTTCTGGCTTCTGTGTCACTTGATGTCTACAATTTTAAAAATCTCATGCAGCAATGTTGCAATGCTGCAGTTAAGCTCATACTTTGA
- the LOC135637253 gene encoding homeobox-leucine zipper protein HOX32-like isoform X2 — MAMVVSGKETGKSQQAAALAMDSGKYVRYTPEQVEALERVYSECPKPSSLKRQQLIRECPILSNIEPKQIKVWFQNRRCREKQRKEASRLQTVNRKLTAMNKLLMEENDRLQKQVSQLVYENGYMRQQLHNTSVATTDTSCESVVTSGQHHHQQNPAPQHSQRDANNPAGLLAIAEETLAEFLSKATGTAVDWVQMVGMKTYAPTTLAAARDFWMLRYTTGLEDGSLVICERSLTPATGGPAGPPAPNFVRAEVLSSGYLIRPCEGGGSMIHIVDHVDLDAWSVPEVLRPLYESPKILAQKMTIAALRHLKQIAQETSGEVPYGGGRQPAVLRTFSQRLSRGFNDAVNGFADDGWSLLGSDGVDDVTIAVNSSPNKLLGSHVNTSAMFSTLGVGVLCAKASMLLQNVPPAMLVRFLREHRSEWADCGVDAYSAASMRASPYAVPGVRASSGFLGSQMILPLAHTVEHEEFLEVIRLEGHGFNQDDVILPRDMYLLQLCSGVDENAIGSCAQLVFAPIDESFADDVPLLPSGFRVIPLDPKTDSSTATRTLDLASTLEIGSGATACSVKETASNAYNLRSVLTIAFQFTYENHLQGNVATMARQYVRSVVASVQRVAMAIAPRPGCQIGVKHPPGSPEAHTLARWVSRSYRAHTGVDLFRVDSQASDSLLKLLWHHSDSIMCCSLKASPVFTFSNQAGLDMLETTLIALQDITLEKILDDGARKVLCSEFPKIMQQGHAYLPAGICMSSMGRPVSYEQAVAWKVSNEEDSPHCLAFMFVNWSFV, encoded by the exons ATGGCCATGGTTGTGAGCGGAAAGGAGACGGGGAAGAGCCAGCAGGCAGCCGCCTTGGCGATGGATTCGGGGAAGTACGTGAGGTACACGCCGGAGCAGGTGGAGGCGCTCGAGAGGGTCTACAGCGAGTGCCCCAAGCCGAGCTCCCTGAAGCGGCAGCAGCTTATACGAGAGTGTCCCATCCTCTCCAACATCGAGCCCAAGCAGATCAAGGTCTGGTTCCAGAACAGAAG ATGTCGTGAGAAGCAGAGAAAGGAAGCCTCTCGACTCCAAACTGTTAACCGCAAGCTTACTGCCATGAACAAGCTGTTGATGGAGGAAAATGACCGGTTGCAGAAGCAGGTGTCACAACTTGTTTATGAGAATGGCTATATGCGCCAGCAACTGCATAAC ACATCCGTAGCCACCACTGACACCAGCTGCGAGTCTGTAGTCACAAGTGGTCAGCACCACCATCAACAAAACCCAGCACCTCAGCATTCACAAAGAGATGCTAATAACCCAGCTGG CCTTCTTGCAATTGCTGAGGAGACCTTGGCAGAGTTCCTGTCAAAAGCTACTGGAACTGCTGTCGATTGGGTTCAGATGGTTGGGATGAAG ACATATGCGCCTACTACTTTGGCAGCAGCACGGGACTTTTGGATGCTGAGATATACTACTGGTCTTGAAGATGGAAGTCTTGTG ATTTGTGAGAGATCGTTGACTCCTGCAACCGGTGGTCCTGCTGGGCCACCTGCTCCAAATTTTGTAAGAGCTGAAGTTCTTTCCAGTGGTTACCTAATCCGACCATGTGAGGGTGGCGGTTCAATGATTCACATTGTTGACCATGTTGATTTAGAT GCATGGAGTGTACCTGAGGTTCTTAGGCCCTTATATGAATCACCAAAAATTCTGGCACAGAAAATGACAATTGCT GCACTCCGCCACCTAAAACAAATTGCTCAGGAGACCAGCGGTGAAGTTCCATATGGTGGGGGTCGACAACCTGCTGTTTTGAGGACTTTCAGTCAAAGATTGAGCAG AGGTTTCAATGATGCTGTAAATGGATTTGCTGACGATGGTTGGTCTTTACTGGGTAGCGATGGTGTTGATGATGTGACAATTGCTGTAAATTCTTCCCCGAACAAACTTCTTGGTTCACACGTGAACACTTCAGCCATGTTTTCAACCCTTGGAGTCGGTGTTCTATGTGCTAAAGCATCAATGCTGCTGCAG AATGTGCCACCTGCTATGCTGGTCCGGTTTCTGAGGGAGCATCGTTCAGAATGGGCTGATTGTGGTGTAGATGCTTACTCTGCTGCCTCAATGAGAGCTAGCCCATATGCAGTTCCTGGTGTTAGGGCAAGTAGTGGCTTCTTGGGCAGCCAGATGATACTTCCTCTTGCGCATACTGTGGAGCATGAAGAG TTCTTGGAGGTGATCAGGCTTGAGGGTCATGGTTTTAACCAAGATGATGTCATTTTACCGAGGGATATGTACTTGTTGCAG CTTTGCAGTGGAGTTGATGAGAATGCAATTGGTTCCTGTGCTCAGCTTGTCTTTGCACCCATTGATGAATCTTTTGCTGATGATGTTCCTTTGCTACCATCAGGTTTCCGTGTTATTCCGCTGGATCCTAAAACA GATTCTTCTACTGCAACACGAACACTTGATTTGGCATCCACGCTAGAGATTGGATCTGGTGCCACAGCTTGCTCTGTTAAAGAGACTGCATCAAATGCGTACAACCTGCGATCAGTCCTGACGATAGCTTTCCAGTTCACATATGAGAATCACCTCCAAGGTAATGTGGCAACAATGGCCCGGCAATACGTTAGAAGCGTGGTTGCTTCGGTGCAGAGAGTTGCTATGGCAATTGCACCTCGACCTGGATGTCAGATTGGAGTCAAGCATCCACCTGGTTCTCCTGAAGCTCACACACTGGCACGATGGGTTTCTCGGAGCTACAG GGCTCATACCGGAGTAGACCTCTTTCGAGTAGACTCGCAAGCTAGTGATTCATTGCTGAAACTGCTTTGGCACCATTCTGATTCAATCATGTGTTGTTCTTTAAAG GCTTCACCTGTGTTCACCTTCTCCAATCAAGCTGGTCTGGATATGCTTGAAACCACCTTGATTGCTCTTCAAGACATCACACTCGAAAAGATACTCGATGATGGTGCGCGGAAGGTGCTTTGCTCAGAGTTCCCAAAGATCATGCAGCAG GGCCATGCTTATCTTCCTGCTGGCATCTGCATGTCGAGCATGGGGAGGCCAGTGTCGTATGAACAGGCCGTAGCATGGAAAGTCTCGAACGAAGAGGATTCACCCCATTGTCTGGCTTTCATGTTTGTGAACTGGTCTTTTGTTTGA
- the LOC135636245 gene encoding WD-40 repeat-containing protein MSI1, with product MAKDEEEFRGEMEERLVNEEYKIWKKNTPFLYDLVITHALEWPSLTVQWLPDRDEPAGKDYSVQKMILGTHTSDNEPNYLMLAQVQLPLEDAEYDARQYDEEHGEIGGFGCAGGKVQIVQQINHDGEVNRARYMPQNPFIIATKTVSAEVYVFDYSKHPSKPPLDGACNPDLKLRGHNSEGYGLSWSQFKQGHLLSGSDDAQICLWDINSTPKNKALDALQTFKVHDGVVEDVAWHLRHEYYFGSVGDDHYLLLWDLRVPNNKPVKSVVAHQGEVNCLAFNPFNEWVVATGSTDKTVKLFDLRKLENALHTLDCHKEEVFQVGWNPKNETILASCCLGRRLMVWDLSRIDEEQTPEDAEDGPPELLFIHGGHTSKISDFSWNSCEDWVIASVAEDNILQIWQMAENIYHDEDDLPGDEPPKAS from the exons ATGGCGAAGGACGAGGAGGAGTTCCGGGGGGAGATGGAGGAGCGGCTCGTCAACGAGGAGtacaagatatggaagaagaataCCCCTTTCCTGTACGACCTGGTGATCACCCACGCCCTCGAATGGCCCTCCCTCACCGTGCAGTGGCTCCCTGACCGTGACGAGCCGGCCGGGAAGGACTACTCTGTGCAGAAGATGATCCTCGGCACCCACACCTCCGACAACGAGCCCAACTACCTCATGCTCGCCCAGGTCCAGCTCCCCCTCGAGGATGCCGAGTACGACGCCCGCCAGTACGACGAGGAGCACGGCGAGATCGGCGGCTTCGGCTGCGCCGGCGGCAAG GTGCAAATAGTTCAGCAAATTAATCATGATGGAGAGGTCAACCGAGCTCGCTATATGCCTCAAAATCCTTTCATAATTGCGACAAAGACAGTTAGTGCCGAGGTTTATGTTTTTGACTATAGTAAGCATCCATCAAAGCCCCCATTAGATGGTGCATGCAACCCTGATTTGAAGCTGAGGGGTCACAACTCTGAAGGATATGGTTTATCCTGGAGCCAGTTTAAGCAAGGACATCTGTTGAGTGGTTCTGATGATGCTCAAATTTGTCTGTGGGACATTAATTCCACTCCTAAAAATAAGGCCCTTGATGCTCTTCAGACTTTTAAG GTACATGATGGTGTTGTTGAGGACGTTGCTTGGCATTTGAGGCATGAATACTATTTTGGTTCAGTTGGTGATGATCATTATCTGCTCCTTTGGGATCTCCGAGTGCCAAATAACAAGCCAGTCAAGTCTGTTGTCGCTCATCAAGGTGAG GTAAACTGCTTGGCATTCAATCCCTTCAATGAGTGGGTCGTGGCAACAGGCTCCACTGATAAAACCGTTAAATTATTTGACCTTCGGAAACTTGAAAATGCTTTACATACATTGGACTGCCACAA AGAGGAGGTTTTCCAAGTTGGTTGGAATCCAAAAAATGAGACAATTCTAGCATCTTGCTGTCTTGGTAGGAGGCTCATGGTGTGGGACCTTAGCAG GATCGACGAGGAACAGACCCCGGAGGATGCAGAGGATGGCCCGCCCGAGCTGCTGTTTATTCACGGCGGCCACACTAGCAAGATATCTGATTTCTCCTGGAATTCCTGTGAGGATTGGGTCATTGCCAGTGTTGCCGAGGATAACATCCTTCAAATATGGCAGATGGCGGAAAACATATACCATGACGAAGATGATTTGCCCGGCGACGAACCCCCGAAAGCCTCTTAG